A stretch of DNA from Vespula pensylvanica isolate Volc-1 chromosome 6, ASM1446617v1, whole genome shotgun sequence:
TTTTTACGAATATGATTCtacctcactctctctctctctctctctctctctctctttctcaatttcactttctcactctctttctatctctctccttctattttttttcttttttcttttttttttggtacgTAGGTATTCATGTATggatgcatgtatgtgtgtacgcgtGCCTGTATGTTTCTACAtgcatgtatttatgtatgtatgtatatatgtatgtatgtgtacgtatgtatgtatgtatgtatgtacatctcGTGTAAGTTTCAACACGCAGCATTTATAATCTCTATatgtaaaagaattaaattctaTAAGGGTAGAGTTGGTACAATGttgatatacaatttttatgtcattcgttcgaatcatttttgcttttatactAAAAtgtattcctctctctctctctctctctctctctctctctttctctttttctcattctctctctctctctctctcatttcgtCCTTATTTCACTATTATCTCaatctttcaaattttacaCACCCTCATTTAATCccatattattattctagATTTTCGCGCTAGAGCGAATAGGTAACATaacataattattagaaacatCTATACTTCTCCGTTATTAGAATCATATGATTGATTTCAATGATCGTACACGTATGACTTGGCAAGTTTACGCATCTCGTTCTCGTTTATTAGTCCGATATATCacgacaacaacaaaatttcttcgtttgtaACGGGGTATTTAGAACCGTaaagtgaaagaaatgaaaatggaacaatgcaatatatatatgaagaatgaaaaaagaaaaaaaaataaataaagataaaaagagacaaaaaagaaaaagaagaagaagacgaagaaaaagaaaaaaaaagaaaacggagatGTTCGAGCTCAGGGAGATGGCTTCTCCTCTATTTGTTTTTGCACGTTGCTATTTACTTTATacataataacgataaatattgTGTGATTATTGTTACATCggtaacgaataaaaatattatataactaaCAATGCAATAAACATAATCAATCCATAATAAGTTTGAAATACTTGGATGGCTAATATTTGTATCGTCGTTTGGTTTGTTTCGTTTGTTTgcttgttattatttcttttctttttttcttctttttttttttaagagaagaTGATaacagatatatgtatatacacatatatacatatatatgtatgtatatattatataacattatacaATGGAGaggagaaaatagagaaaagtatatatacgaaacTAATTTACGATGAATGTGGGTGACAGTTGAAAAGCAATTAATAGCGACACTATTATAACGATGATAGAAATGTTCTCAATGTACAATTTGCTtctttgtgttcttttttttatctttgttcgtgcgcgcgtgtgtgtatgtgtgtattatgtgatgtatgtgtgtgagtgtgagTATGCATGTGTAGCGTTATGTAgtacagtaataataattatatcgtagTGATAGGATCACGTTCTTGctatttatcgataaacgttggtagtagtagtagtagtaatagtagtagtaataatagtaatagtaatagtagtagtagtagtagtagtagtagtagtagtagtagtagtagtagtaatagtaatagtagtagtagtagtagtagtagtagtagttgtagtagtagtagcagttcGGTagcaaaatatttcttcgcgttcttatttcttctttctttttcttcatcctctaaagaaatatattactcAAGTTTAGAAAACGACGACGTGTCTCCATATGTCCTAATGAGAATAATCGCGTGTCTAATTTAACAATCGAGTTCGAGCTACGAAAaatgagaatatttaatacataaaattttttctgactttatttttctttctatctttcttcctttcttttattttttatttttgttagctttagttttttcttggaaaaaaaaagaaaagaaaagaaaagagcacactcgttctctttttcgaatcgatataatatatatatatatatatatatatatatatatatatatatatatttttttttttcgtttttccttcaaatttttccttcgctaagaaaagtaataaatttataagaaacgGCAGCCAAGGTTACGTACAAAAGGAACCAGTTTTTTCGGAAACGTTTCgcgttacttcttttttccccctttcaccccttatttttttttctttttcttttttcttttttttcctttaaattatGTGCGTGCAAAAATTGGACCCTCGGTACTTCTCATTGATCTCCGTACAAAtaatatactctctctctccttccctttttttctaaaacgttacagaaaatagaacgaaaaagGTTTCGCCTAATGTTCGTTAACATAATGTTTCTTACGAATTTccagggaaaaaaaaaaaagagggacagcaaaaaaggagagaaaaaaaaaaagaaaaaaaaagggaaacaaaaataaagaaaaaagaaaaagaaaatgtcgctCGGTAAACATCTGATTATGTTTAGTTTCtctaatcgaaataattttcaaatatattatcaaaattctgcaataaaatagaaatctcGCTTTATGATTAATCTTTCACCTTTCTTtcccctcctccttcctctcacAATGCCCTCTCCcaacagttttctttttttgttcttttttgaaCTCTCAATGACTTCACACAAATATAAAGCTAAGaagtttttcttattaaactaACGAGAATGATCTTCGTATGCGCTCTGCATCAAATCTTTGTTCTTACCTCTTGTTCGTGTGTTACAcacaatgatatataatatataatttgtttgcTTGTTTGTTTAGACtctataatatacatatacatatatatatatatatacatatatatatatacatatatatatttgtttatatatatatcgaaatatacaCGTTGAATTTTAGCTTGATATcgcatatattaaaaattcacttGTTCATGTTCGCACATCCCTATtcttatgtgtatgtatgtatgtatgtatgtatgtatgtatttacgtatatatatatatatacatatacatacgtttatacatatatatatatattcttttttgcttcaTTCACATTATCTACcttgttttttaaaaattatacgttCGATACAGTCATACTGTGacgataacaaaatattacgattaagatcgttcgtcgaagagaaaaaaaaaggaaacaaaaagaaaaagaaaaaaaaaatcttttcctcCGTTTGCGACATTGTAAAAACatgcaataaaaaatctatatactCGCACGATTGGACAATGAATGGCATACAATTTGTTtcctatatgtgtgtgtgtgtgtgtgtgtgtatctttctttcatttttctcactTCGCATACACACTATCTTCGCACACACCATACACGATAATGTAGAGCCAAAATTTCGTATCGACAGTAATATTCAATTAACGATCCTcgtgatttttttataatacatatatatatatatatttttttctctctctcactgcATTTTTCACTAATAATTTCACTCGCAATGCCACACGAATAATAAGATATTCctcgtttctttatcttccttcttctttacgAACTCTATGTGggtgatatattttcttttttttttctatctttttttcctttttttttttttttttttttttttttctttaaatatcctTATTcgacaaaaacaaataatacagAGCGCTTATTCTTAACAGGATAATTAAGATAAGACACCATAATACGTAATAgtgatatatctttttcactTTGTTTCTTAGAATcaacactctctctctctctctctctctctctctctctctctctctctctctctctctttttctttttacaattgACTGcacatttgaaaaattaccTATGACTTATATATCCCATTACCAATCGTAATTTATCAAATAGTAATTTcaactaaataaaataatcatcataatcatcgaAGATCTCTTCTTTCGTGTGCGCACAAAACACCACTGGTCCTTccaaataagaaaattcattattatcctaattatttatcttatttctctttcgttatatcgtatatatcgaGATCATCATTATAAAAAGACTTTTatggagggaaaaaaaaatagagaaaaaaaaaaaagaacagaaaaacaaacaaaaaatcacAATCTTATAAACCTCGTAAcggcatatatgtatgtaacctACTACGCGCAAATTTACATGATATGCGAGAGAATTTCGTCCACACGCAcgcatacgcacacatacacacacacacacacacacacaattctTATTCcagtaaatataatacataattacgcgcgcgcgtatgaATGTGTGtttgttgtttgtttgttcgtgtATGTGTCTGGGTGTCACCACAAAAAGATATAAGTATGTATCGTCTCAACAACTGCAGTGCGTTCGTTCGAtaagcaataaaaaatatttttaacgaaggACCGACGagtactctttttttcttcttctatttctccttctttttcttttcttttaaaatgagAGACCATTGTGAATacgattattttgattaacaaGAGTCTCCCGTTATTATTACgtactctatttctctctctctctctctctctcattcatcaaatcgaaatcaaataattttaccCCTTCATATAGATAGCAACGTACTCTTATGGCGATTAAATACGTTAACgtgatcattttctttttcttttttatacaggCTTGAACGTTCTCGATCAtggacttttttcttcttctctttccgattatcgatcgttcgccGAATCACAAAAGGCTTTACGTATAGTTAACAACGAATAACcatttccttcctctttttcttcttcttcttctttttgttcttgtttttcttcctcttctgcTTGTAATTAGCATTGTTGTGTGACATTGTATCGTGCTCAGATCGTCGAATCGAGCCtacaaagagagatatataatcCTCGACGTATTTTGGCGTACGTAGATTTATCGTTATCTCGTTTGTCTTTCACGTTTTAGCAAATAAACTATTATGTGTattatgtgtaaatatatatatatatacatacacatacacacatatatacatatatatatatatatatgtatatgtataattatatgttcgttttttctcctCGCTTGTCACTGCGATTCGTTCACTGTAAAATCCCGGTTATGTGAGATGATATTATCGACGACGTTAaagggaaaatgaaaaacggATCGAttaacaacgacgatgacgacgacgacgacgacgacgacgacgacgacaatgacgacgacgacgacgacgacgacgacgacgacgataacgataacgataacgataatgatgacgacgacgacgacgataaagaAAGCGACAACTTCTTCATAATCCTTTTCATTGATTCGATCTTCATACGATTTAGGACATCGAGGAACAGGGCAAACGTGGTGAACCCATTTGTGTGAGTACCCTGTCGAGCCATTGCAACGGACCATTTAGATGCAACTCGATCCAACATGGCGTTGATGTCACTGTCTGTCTTCGATATTCCGCTCCCCATCCCTTAACGAAACTCATTCTGATCGTACACATACGCGTCAGCTGATAAACCGCTTCGAAACCTTGCGACACCGATTGCGACAATAATGCCGCGAATTCTTGATTATTAAAGATCTTCAGATTACAGCCTGTAATTAATAAACagaaattatgtttttttttttctttgttttctttcttccttatttttctttttcttttatcgatccaccgaaataatttaatttcgaatcAACTTACCAGGTGGTATTTTGCAAACGGTAGCCGGATGCCAACCGTAACGTTGATTGCAATTTGGACTTTGCACAAAGATGCTCGAATCGGAGAGACACTCCGCAAAGACCTCACCACCGATATAATAGAGTCTCACGCCTTTACCGATATGCCGTCTGGTCTGTTCCACCACGGTATTACGATTAACGTTCGAGAGCAAACCGAGACAAAAGCGTTCGGAATTACTTGGATCCGTGAAACCATCCACTGTGATACTTGGCTGTGAGGCATGAAACGTCTCTCCAACTCTTGTGTTCAGCTCGTAATAACTTATCGAACACCTAAATTCAAAGTCAAATATtgaataatgacgataatgataaaaagaaatttttcttttatataatagtgATAACAATGAGATAATTGCGTGAATTTTCAATAGCTCttaaattcgtttattatttttccaaattaattttcaatatagtCTTCGTTCATCGAAcgttttcaatgaattttttaacaatatctcACTCCGAATCTTTTCCAACGACCTtccgatatatttttactccGAACCATTTCTAATGAATTTTCAGTAATTTTTTACTCTAATGTTTTCTAATCGAGTTTCAGTAactcttttcttccccttctttATTTAGATCTATtctaaagaattttcaatattttttcttactccGATCTTACTAATggattttctgtatttttgaACGCCGATATTTTTAACTGTATTATTGCccaaaaaaatttcaacgttcGAATGTTCgacgtaaaaaaatttcatcttcGTTTGAATAATTTCCAATTCAAAGGAGAGATGAAAGTTcggcaaaaaaagaaaaaaaagaaaacgcggaaagaaaagacaaaaaagaaaaaaaaaaaagtattccaACATTACTCATCGACAATAAGCCAATAATAATTCGACGGAATTTTCTACGAGGACAGACGTCATTTTACGAATAGAGATCCATGTGAcctattaaatttaatcgatcatGTCTAGATTaaacagagaaaatatatcgaagagaTTTACCAGAAAGCTGGCTCACAGTACATTACAGGTTGGGCATCTACAGGACTGGGTGATAAACGGGATAGAGACATGTTATCGTTGTGATCCATGTTATCGCCGTCCTCGCTGATGTATCCCGGTGGTGGTGTATCAGCTGGAGGATCCATAGATCCTGACGTAGGATGAGGCGAGCCCTGCACGCTTCCTAGACTCCCAACACTCGCTGGACTGGTTGCCTGCATACTCtatttaaagaagaattgaTCCTTaagtaataaatgataatgatctataatataaattaataaccaTTAACATAATATCTGTACAACATGACATAAcgattaacaataatatctgTACAACGTATTTACTTCGtcaaatacaaagaaatttaGAACAATCAGTTCGATGTTAAAAACAATTTGAatgaattacaaattttacaaaagttgctacatttatgtatctccaaaatttatttcaattaatatagataaaaattaatactgtttatatatacctgCATTCCTTGGTACGGATTGTTcggttgttgctgttgctgctgttgttgttgctgttgttgttgttgttgttgttgttgttgctgttgttgctgctgctgttgctgttgctgctgctgttgttgttgttgttgctgctgttgttgttgttgcggCGATTGCGGTATGTTTTGTTGATTGTGATGCTGATGATTCAACGTCGCGTGGAAGCTCGTGTTTTCCGGTACGCTGACGCTCAGCTCCTCGAGGGAGGTGTTGTAGAGTACGGTCTCGTCCCCGGCTAGATTGTGCCGCGGCACGAGAATGGCCGGCAAAACTGCAAAGTTTCGTGCAATCGATATAGTCACGCGATCACTCTGGTTATCGCTCGTGACGGTCGATTTAACGGCCGCCAGAGaaggagacagagatagacagagacagagagaaagagagagaagagagagagagagagagagagagagagagagaggtggaatGTGggggagaggagaagaaaaaattaaattaaaaagaaaaaaaagcaatcaCTAATATTACGTTCGTATTTCATTTCGACGACACGAAATCGACTTTCCCGTTGTGCCAAGCCCAcaatcaatataataataatgcgtaAACTATCAATTAGACAgtaaattgtattatacgtatatcgttTCACGAATCATTCGAAATTTGCAACCGATACCTCGAATATCCGATCTTCGTGGACCATTTTTAATGAtcgatgtctctctctttctcgaattaTCATCgccaataatatattatatctttaatatttattatatcaatagtAACATATGAAATTTTCCTCGAGCGagttttaattatgaaaatgtaggaaaataaatttcgaaaaaacatggtataaataatattataaatgatcgattattgatctcatttatatatagtatttaaaaaGTTCATTTCAATTgacaattaaagaaaaaaattgactGATTATAATTAGTCTTAGcgattaaaattatgtaatcCGTATATACAAAAAACCCGATCAACCAACTGACCGACCAACCGACAAAccaactaactaactaactaaccaatcaaccaaccaaccaactaaCCAACCAACCTGGAGTTTGTATTCGTTGATAATGATAAGGATTTACGCAGACCTCGTCCCTCTTTTGCGTGAAAGCGTACTCGCAGTGCTCGATCGCCCTTAGCTCGTGGTGCGATTGCAAATCTGGCCAACGCCAGAGACGACAATAGATCACGTGGGGGAGACCCTTGCCTCGTACACCTTGGACCCCGTTGTCGCCCACGCCACCCGGGCTAGGCCTATTTAAACACAATCGCAATGAGATGAcgatcattaaatttatatatatatatatatatatatatatatgtatgtatgtatgttgattatataaatattttacttatttttattttattattattgtaatattttaattattttttaattattttatatatttattattattactttaatatttcatatatatatatatatatatgcatgtgtatttgtgtaaaaaaaagaattttattacatttaagtGAAATCGCTCGATCAaattgaacatttttcttttttactttctttttcaaataccGTAGACAAGAATTATCTTTAAGTATTGGAaatgttaacatttttaaatatataatttgccAATGAAAATCTCATGAAAATAGAATCGACAGGAATTTGAAAACTATCGGataaaacgtagaaaagagaaacatcaAATAGAACAGAGTACAAATTCAACAAGTTTTGAAGAcgttgcatatataaatatatggaataatatataaaagtatttgtaCGGAcgaatagagaaggaaaattgGTTAATGAAActgaaaaatagagagaaaaaaaaaaaaaagaattaatgaaagaagaaaaaagatattctcaGTGTCCTtcgcaaaaatattattcttcgcTATGCGTTGggaataaagattaaaaagaaaaaaaaaaaaaaaaaaaaaaaaggaaaaaaaagaaaaagatgaagaaaaaaaaaagaaaagattatcgCAAGCGAGACCTTAAACAACGTGAAACAACGTCGGTGCGtacttttcaaaaataaaatccatCAAAAATGGgacaaaaaaatttcttttctttctaacgcGTATCTTTCTTGAAAACGATTTATGATCTTAAGAATCGATGGATCGACATCGTACGAAGATCCGTCAACGAACAGCATCGATTCTCTCTCAATAATGTTTCCGCCAAGGTACGTGTTGTGTCATAGCCTTGGCTTTTTCGTTCGTGTAtgttcattctctttctctctcttcttttctttttttttttctttctttcaaacagGAACCTACTTttgcgtacacacacacacacatacatgaataaacatacatacttacatacatacgtatatacatacacaaggaaaaagagagagagagagagagagagagagagagagagagagagagagaacacacaAATCACGTCGGTGCACTCTCGATCATGGGTTTCACTGCTGCGTTCCGGTTACATAATAATTCAGAAATGCTCGTACAGAATTTATACGACAATTTCTCGCGCATCGaccgtttctctctccctctctttgcctttctctctctgtctctctcatttattCTCTACAAGCCACACGATTCCGCTCGATAGATCCCTATTGCTCGATTCGTTTAAACTAGATAGAAAATAACGATGCTTGTTGCTTGGCAATCGTCGGAAGTAaccgatgagagagagagagagagagagagagagagagagagagagagagagagagagagagagagagagagagagagagagagagagagagagaaatcacgATGGcaatgaatgagaaaaaataaatataaataaaataaaaaaaaaagaaatgaaagaaagaaagaaagaaagaaaaaatgtaaacgcAAGATCTATGGACTCTAAAGGATTTCAAAAGCGTATCCTGTGAATACCGCGAAGCACGTATGATTTCTAACTGTGCCGAGCCATTACGTAAGGACTTACGCGTATGTACTTATTCGTGACACTTACGTGTAGTACattcgtatgtacgtacgtatatacgtacatagacaATTTCCCCGtcgtgataaaataaattcaccGTTTTAAACTTCTCGACGACTTTAAATCACGTATTTTATGAGGTTTTaagatcgatgaaaatgatgaatgaaagaaggaactatcgttcttcgtccttttccaaaaaattattcaaacaaATTGTTTCGTCCAAATCATTCgatgatctctttctttctatctctttttatatttgtatatatatatatatatatatatatatatatatataaaagaaactaaatatttacattttatccaTACATAGCAGTTCCATATTAATCGAAGAGAGTTCTGTTTAGCATTCGATTTCAAATCCTGACATCTTACGatcatatataatagtttCACTATTTcaaatagaagataaaaaatatatcgtggTCGTGATAAAAtactagtttcttttttttttctttttttcttttcaataataatcttgaaaaattGCTGCATTGGAAAGTTCGtcgatcattcttttcttcgccccttccctttttcctcGACACTTAACTCGTGCAATAAGAAATTTGTAATGGACTCCGTTACGATACGATCTCCTTTATTTCTAAACGTATGCTATTTcgcgtttctatttttaccATATATTACATGAGATAACGTCGCGATAAGGCTTCGGTattacatgtattatatatctgcAAATTGTAATATGAATGATGACAAATAATATCTTTGAGAATTTTTAATTCCCGTTTCCTCGttctattaattatgtaaacaattttatatgggacgaaacaaaaaagaaaatcaaaaaaaagatataaaataaaataaagaaaaaaaaaacatatatatatatatatatatagagagagagagagagagaaagagagagaaagcagacAAGACGACGAAACCAAAGTCGTCCATTTCGCTACAAGTTTAGTCATCCTGTTAAAGTCGCGATAAGGCTTCGGTATTGCATGTATACCGCAAGTAGCAATACAAAtgtaacgataatatatatctgtgcaattttttattttctttttttgtccttatctttttattctttttttatttcattaattttaaataattattaaaatttctaaaatcttTAAACTTCCAAAATTTCTACAATTTATTgatcttaaataattaataaaaaaagttttgtaaGAGACCgcacgaaataaaataaaataaaataaaataaaataaaataaaataaaataaaataaaataaaataaagaaacagaaaagataaGACGGTGAAAATGAGTTGTCCATTCCTTTGCAACTTTAGTCATCCTGCTGACGCACCGTGACCGACTCCGTCGAGGACGCGCGACCGACACGATGGCTCGCATTCGCTCGTTGAATTCCTTCCACGCGCGTATCAAACGAGAGGCGCGAGTTAAATCGACTTTAATCGCCGATGCGTCGTGTCCGAGACgagatgtatttatttatctatgtatgtatgcgtgtctctctttctgtatgtgtgtgtgtgtgtgtgtgtatgcgtgtatgcgtatgtacgggtaaacgtacgtacgtacataaatctacatgtatataaaagcgAGCCAATGAACTATCGCTAGaggaaattattatctttttatgtttcttttttttttctttttaccatcaaaaacgaaaagtatttcgtaataaaagcttattattaaataacaagtTTTAAGTACgcgttatatatttaatagattttattttatttattatatatatatatgtaaatgtgtgggtatgtatgtatgttgaaAATTGGATCGATTTTAAACTTCTATATAACGacgtttaatttttaagtaggtagatatatatgtctatgattttattagacatctgtatttttccttttccctttttctggttttttttttttttttcatttcctttcacTCCGTTGCCACAGactcaatttttataaaactttctaATCCTAAGTTTTCCATCGTGTTCAAGTATTAAACTTATACTTGGTATAATAATTTAcggtaaaaataataatccagATAACGTTAAAagttatatacgaataaaattatatatatcattactctttattaaagatatacGATACACATATGCGCGCGCGTATACTATAacattacataatttttttttcgtaaacatacaaaaaaatcgaccttcataaaaattcaagaagaaaaaaataaagataaaaaaagatagaaataaaaaaaaaaaaaaagaaaaaaaagaatcgacatAATACGatcaatttgttttctttaaaaaaaaatctacaattccatttcttatattacaataataataagagaaaatctt
This window harbors:
- the LOC122630280 gene encoding mothers against decapentaplegic homolog 3; this translates as MTTSMLLSFNPPIVKRLLGWKKAEGEDKWSEKAVKSLVKKLKKSAGLEELEKAITTQSCNTKCITIPRPSPGGVGDNGVQGVRGKGLPHVIYCRLWRWPDLQSHHELRAIEHCEYAFTQKRDEVCVNPYHYQRIQTPVLPAILVPRHNLAGDETVLYNTSLEELSVSVPENTSFHATLNHQHHNQQNIPQSPQQQQQQQQQQQQQQQQQQQQQQQQQQQQQQQQQQQQQQQQQQPNNPYQGMQSMQATSPASVGSLGSVQGSPHPTSGSMDPPADTPPPGYISEDGDNMDHNDNMSLSRLSPSPVDAQPVMYCEPAFWCSISYYELNTRVGETFHASQPSITVDGFTDPSNSERFCLGLLSNVNRNTVVEQTRRHIGKGVRLYYIGGEVFAECLSDSSIFVQSPNCNQRYGWHPATVCKIPPGCNLKIFNNQEFAALLSQSVSQGFEAVYQLTRMCTIRMSFVKGWGAEYRRQTVTSTPCWIELHLNGPLQWLDRVLTQMGSPRLPCSSMS